Within the Candidatus Neomarinimicrobiota bacterium genome, the region GGAAATGGTGGCGCGCAGCGAGCTGGCGGTGGAAGGCGAGACCTGGCGCCTGCCGGGCTTTTCCATTCAGCTCACTGATGACGATACGGGTCTGCTGGACCGACTGGTGGCTACGGTGAAGGACCAAGGCTTTGCCACCGAATACCTGGAGGAGCTGGCCACCCGTCTGGAAGCGCCCGCGGAGCAGCTGCGCACGCTGGTGGCCTTGGCCGAAGACCGGGGCAAACTGGTGCGGATCAGCCGGCGCATGGTGCTGCACCCCGATGCCACGCAGCGGCTTATCACGGGCGTTCAGGAGCACTTCCGGGAGCAGCGCGAGCTTACCGTGGCCGATCTGAAGGCTCTGACGGGCACCACCCGCAAATTCGCCGTGCCACTGCTGGAGTATCTCGACCAGCAGGGCCACACGGTAAGGGTGGGCGACAAGCGGGTGCAGCCCGATGGGTAGGGGGAAAATTCTGAATCTTCGGCGGCTAGGACCGCTCGTTACCTTGTTGTTGCTGTCTGTCAGCTGCCGGGAGGACACGCCGCCCGAGCCTTACTCCTATCCGCTCCATGAGGGCAATCGGTGGCACTATGAGCGAAATACAGTCATGATTTCTTATGCCGATACCCTTAATCCCGGAAATATCGACTCGAGTCGGTCCATATCCGCCGAGGCTTTGGTTACTGTGATGGGAGAGGTGTTGTTGCGCGACGGATTCCCCGCCTACGAGCTCAACGGGATTGCGTACTTCGAGACCGAAGATGGACTCGACACAAGCCAGGGTGCTTCCTACTACCGTCAGGAGAGTAATGGACTCTACTTAATTGGCTACCTGGGTGGCGGCACCATTGCCCTGCCGAAGGAATCACCGGATATGATGCCATCGGCAAGCTATGTGTTCAGAGGCCGGAAATTCGCTACCCTGAGAGCGTTATCCGCCTGGCTGCAGCTGGACATCCTGGGCGGTGCGCGGACAGCTTCCGATTCGATTTATTACGAGGATCCGCCCCCTAGGGTGATTCCCTACCCGCCTGATGTGGGCACCACTTGGACCTACCGCGAAGACCACAATCCTTTCCGGATGGACAAGGTGATTGAAGGGCAGGTCGAGTTGACGGTGCCAGCCGGTACATTTGAGTGTTTCACCGTCAGGTGGCTCTGGGACTTTAATTCTGACGGGGAGTGGGATACGGACATTGAGGCCATCGACTATGTAGGGGCAGGGGGTCTGATAAAACGAGAGATAAACGTCACCGGCGTAAAATGGCAAGATGTGAACGGCGATCTACATTGCTGCCGTGATTACCGTGATTCTTATCTTCTGTTGAGTGTGTCGATTGAATAGCCGCAGGCCAGGCCAAACGTTTTGAGCGCGCACACATTACCGGGTCGGCTGCCGATCGTGAGAATGATCTTCCCCCGTGGCTAAAGCCAGCACCCTAACTAAGCCCACCGCCGCAACCACCCCCCTCATGCGCCAGTACCGGGAGGCCAAGCGGGCCCACCCCGATGCCCTGTTGCTGTTCCGCATGGGCGACTTCTATGAGACTTTCGAGGAGGACGCCAAGATCGCGGCCCAGGTGTTGGGTATTGCCCTCACCAAGCGCTCCAACAAGGGCCGCGCCGCCGGCCCGGGCCCCGCCAGCGATATCCCCCTGGCCGGATTCCCCTATCACGCCCTGGACGCTTACCTCCACAAGCTCCTCACCGCAGGTTACCGCGTGGCTATCTGTGAGCAGGTGGAGGACCCCAAGGAGGCCAAGGGGCTGGTCAAGCGGGAGGTGGTGGAGGTGGTGACGCCGGGCACCGCCCTGGCCGAGCGCTACCTGCAGCGCGGCGAGAACAACTATCTGGCCGGGGTCTACCTGGCCGGCGAGCGTGCCGGTCTGGCACTGCTGGACAATTCAACGGGCGAGTTTACCCTGGAGGAACTGCCCCTGGCCCGCCTGAGCGACAGTGTCCACCGTTCCGAGCCCACGGAAATTCTATTGGCCGAGGGACAGCAGGAACAGGTGTTGGCCCTGCTGGGCAACACCGCCGCCTTGATCACCACCTACCAGGACTGGATCGCCGAGCACGACAACGCCACCGATGAGCTCACCCGGCACTTTGGCACCGCCTCGCTGAAGGGTTTCGGAGTGGAGGAGCACCCCTTGGGCGTGTCGGCGGCGGGCGCCGTGCTGCACTACCTGTATCAGAACAGCCCCGGCCCCAAAGCCCACATCGCCAGCCTCACGGCCATCCAGGATCAGCGCTTCATGGGGCTGGACCCCTTCACCGTCCGCAACCTGGAGCTGTTCCACTCGCTGTCCACCCAGGGCACCCACGGCACCCTCATCTCCGTCCTGGACCGCACCCACACCGCACCGGGAGCCCGGTTGCTCAAGCAGTGGCTCAAGGCCCCCCTCCAGGACCGCCCGGCCATCATCGAGCGCCTGGACCGCGTGGCGGAACTGGAGGCCGATGGCGCAGCCCGCAAGGAGGTGACCGAACTGCTCAAGGGCAGCAGCGACGTGGAGCGCATTCTGGGGCGTGTCTCCGCCCGCCGGGCGTCACCCCGCGACCTGGCTAACCTGGCGGCCAGCCTTGAGATTCTTACGGGCGTGGCGCTGTTGTTTACCGAAGCCGGGCACCCCGCGTTGTTACGTCTGGTCCAGCGGCTGCACGATACGACCGAGCTGGTGACACTTGTCCGCACGGCGCTGGTGGCGGAGCCGCCCGTCAATATCGCCAAGGGTCACACCATCCGCGAGGGCTACCATGCCGAACTTGACGAGCTCCGCCAGCTGGCCGGCAGCGGCAAATCGTGGATTGCCAACCTGCAGCACGAGGAGCGCGAACGTACCGGCATCCCCAGCCTGAAGGTGGGCTACAACAAGGTGTTCGGCTACTACCTCGAAGTCACCCGGACCCACCAGGACAAGGTGCCCGAAAACTACATCCGCAAGCAGACCCTGGTGAACGCCGAGCGCTATATCACGCCGGAGTTGAAGGAGTACGAGGAGCAAGTCCTTACGGCGGAGGACCGCATTCAGGCGCTGGAACGGGAGCTGTTCGAGTCGCTTCAGCAGGCCGTGCTACTGCAGGCACGAGCGGTGTTGGAGAACGCCCGCATCATGGCCATGCTGGACATCGGCGCCGCCCTGGCTGAGGTGGCGGAGCGGCAGAAATATGTGCGGCCCGAGCTCCTTGACGAGCCGCTGCTGAGTCTTGAAGCGGCCCGCCATCCGGTGGTGGAGACGCTGCTGCCCCTGGGCGAGGCCTTTACACCCAACGACCTGGAGATGAATCCCGCGGATAGCCAGATCCACCTGCTCACGGGTCCCAACATGGCCGGCAAAAGCACCTTCCTGCGGCAGGTGGGGCTGCTGGTGGTGATGGCCCAGATGGGCTCCTTCGTCCCCGCCTCAGCGGCCCGGCTGGGCGTGGTGGACCGCCTTTTCACCAGGGTGGGCGCCAGCGACAACCTGGCCGGTGGCGAGAGCACCTTCCTCGTGGAGATGGTGGAAACGGCCCGCATCCTGCACAACGCCACCCCCCGCAGCCTGATTCTGCTGGATGAGATCGGCCGGGGCACCTCCACCTACGACGGTCTCGCCATTGCCTGGGCGGTCATTGAGTACCTCCACCAGCACGCCCGGGTGGCCGCCAAGACCCTGTTTGCCACCCACTACCATGAGCTGGTTGCCCTGGCCGAGGCGCTGCCCAGAGTAAAAAATTTCAACGTTGCCGTTCGCGAGCATGGACATGAGGTGGTGTTCCTGCGTAAGATTGTGCCTGGCGGGACCGACCGCAGCTACGGTATTCACGTGGCCAGGATGGCCGGTCTGCCGCCCAAGGTCATCGAGCGTGCGGGGGAGATTCTGGCCACCCTGAGCGACCGGGATCAGGGGCCCGCCGCCATCAAGGTCCAAGCCGTGGAGCGCACCCAGATGGATATTTTCAGCGCCCAGGAACAAGCTCTCAGCTCCGACTTTAAAGCTATCGATATCGACTCCCTGAGCCCCATCGAAGCCCTGAACTTGCTGGACAAGATGAAAACCAAACACGGCCTGTGATCGCTTTGCGGCATTGGCTTTTGATGCTCCTGTGGGCCGTGCCGCCGTGGCTGGCGGCCCAGGACAAGTACGGAGGCGAGCTGTTCGAGTTTCCAGGCGATGCCCAGAGCGTGGCCATGGCCGGTGTGGGGGTGGCCCGCAGCCACGAGGCCGCCACCGGCTTTTACAATCCTGCCCAGCTGGCCCTGGTCAGCCAGCCCAGTATCATGCTGGCCCATCGCGAGCAGTTCGGTGGCATCGTCAGCGCCGACCTCCTGGCCATCAATCTGCGGGGAACCTCCGAGCTGGCGGTGCAAGTGGGTCTCGTGCGTCGGGGCGTGAACGACATTCCCGACACCCGGGAGGCCCTTCTTGACCTGAACGACGATGGGGTGCTGGACGATAACGAGCGCCTGGATCCTGATAAGATCCGCTACTTTGATCAGCGTGAGTGGGGCGTCCTGCTGTCGGTGGCCCGGCGCCATCAACCTGGCTGGGGCTGGGGTGTGAATGTCAAACTGTTGGGCAACTGGCTGGCGGATGAATTGGGTTTGGGCTTGGGTTTCGACCTGGGCATTCGGCGCGATCTCAGCCCGGCCCTGTCGTTGGGCCTCATGTTGCAGGATATCACCACCACCCAGGTCTACTGGAGCACTGGCCGCTGGGCCACCACCGCACCACGGGCTACCGCCGGCCTGGGCTGGCAGCTGACCCTCCCCATTGTGCAATGGCACCTCGCCCTGGAGGGCGAGCTCACCACCCGCTTTGATGGTCTGCGTCTGGAGCAGGCCTTTGCCCTGGGGCCGGCCAGTGTGCTCATGCGGACGGGCGGCGAACTGGCCATTAATGACAACCTGCGGCTGCGGGCCGGCAGCGCCACGCTGTTTCCCCTGACCCTGGGCGCCGGACTCACTTTTTCAGCTTTCAGCCTGGATTATGCCTATGTGGGCAACACTCGGGCCGGCGTATTCCAACCGACCCACCAGCTCTCCGTGACGCTGTTTCTGGAGACACTGCGTGAGCTCCTTGAGGCCGGCTAGCGTCAACGAGCGAAACGCGAAGGGCCAGAACTGCTACGATGGCCTATCTGTAACTATCTTAAGGGGTTATCCTGTTATGATTCATTGCTTATCGGATCGAATCGTAGTAGTTTCGATGGCAAATTTTAGGGCTGGTTAGTGATTATCAGCATGACCGGATATGGCCAAAGCCAGGTCAGCCGAGAGGGCGTAACCCTGACAACGGATATCCAATGTCTCAACAGCCGCTATTTTGACATGTCTGCCAGGCTGCCCAGAGCGATTCAAAACCAGGAGATCCAGCTGCGCGAGCAGCTCCAGGCAGCCTTGGGCCGCGGAAAGGTCAATCTCACCGTGGCGATCACGCTCAGCGACAACGCGGAGCCGGCCCTGAAGCTGAATCGCGCACGGTTGCAGCAGTACTACGATCTGTACCGTCAAATTCAGGAGGAACTGGGATTGGAACAGGGACCCTCCCTGTCACATTTTGCATCGGTGAGCGACATCATCGCCGTGGACCAGGTCGAGCGCGACGACCTGCTCAAAGAGCTGCTGGGGGAGGGTCTGCAGACGGCTCTGGACCAGGTCAATGGGATGCGGCGGAAAGAAGGGGCCAACCTGGCTGCCGACCTCAAGGCACGACTGGAGCTTATCCGCGCCGAGGTGGAGGCCATTGAGGCGCAGACAGCCGAACATCGGGCGGGCGACTTGGAACGGCTGAAAGTCCGGCTGAGTGAACTGTTGGGGAAGGTCGCCTTGGACGAGTCGCGGCTCCTGCAGGAGGTGGCCATGCTGGCTGACAAGCGCGATATTGCGGAGGAATGTACCCGGCTGAGGAGTCACATGGAGCTCTTCCAGGACTACGCCGATGATGACGACCACACCGGCAAGCGGTTGGGCTTCCTGCTCCAGGAGATGGGGCGCGAGATCAACACCCTGGGCTCGAA harbors:
- the mutS gene encoding DNA mismatch repair protein MutS — encoded protein: MRQYREAKRAHPDALLLFRMGDFYETFEEDAKIAAQVLGIALTKRSNKGRAAGPGPASDIPLAGFPYHALDAYLHKLLTAGYRVAICEQVEDPKEAKGLVKREVVEVVTPGTALAERYLQRGENNYLAGVYLAGERAGLALLDNSTGEFTLEELPLARLSDSVHRSEPTEILLAEGQQEQVLALLGNTAALITTYQDWIAEHDNATDELTRHFGTASLKGFGVEEHPLGVSAAGAVLHYLYQNSPGPKAHIASLTAIQDQRFMGLDPFTVRNLELFHSLSTQGTHGTLISVLDRTHTAPGARLLKQWLKAPLQDRPAIIERLDRVAELEADGAARKEVTELLKGSSDVERILGRVSARRASPRDLANLAASLEILTGVALLFTEAGHPALLRLVQRLHDTTELVTLVRTALVAEPPVNIAKGHTIREGYHAELDELRQLAGSGKSWIANLQHEERERTGIPSLKVGYNKVFGYYLEVTRTHQDKVPENYIRKQTLVNAERYITPELKEYEEQVLTAEDRIQALERELFESLQQAVLLQARAVLENARIMAMLDIGAALAEVAERQKYVRPELLDEPLLSLEAARHPVVETLLPLGEAFTPNDLEMNPADSQIHLLTGPNMAGKSTFLRQVGLLVVMAQMGSFVPASAARLGVVDRLFTRVGASDNLAGGESTFLVEMVETARILHNATPRSLILLDEIGRGTSTYDGLAIAWAVIEYLHQHARVAAKTLFATHYHELVALAEALPRVKNFNVAVREHGHEVVFLRKIVPGGTDRSYGIHVARMAGLPPKVIERAGEILATLSDRDQGPAAIKVQAVERTQMDIFSAQEQALSSDFKAIDIDSLSPIEALNLLDKMKTKHGL
- a CDS encoding YicC family protein, which translates into the protein MTGYGQSQVSREGVTLTTDIQCLNSRYFDMSARLPRAIQNQEIQLREQLQAALGRGKVNLTVAITLSDNAEPALKLNRARLQQYYDLYRQIQEELGLEQGPSLSHFASVSDIIAVDQVERDDLLKELLGEGLQTALDQVNGMRRKEGANLAADLKARLELIRAEVEAIEAQTAEHRAGDLERLKVRLSELLGKVALDESRLLQEVAMLADKRDIAEECTRLRSHMELFQDYADDDDHTGKRLGFLLQEMGREINTLGSKTDHIDIRHAVVRIKSELEKMREQVLNII